A genomic window from Plodia interpunctella isolate USDA-ARS_2022_Savannah chromosome 29, ilPloInte3.2, whole genome shotgun sequence includes:
- the mmy gene encoding UDP-N-acetylhexosamine pyrophosphorylase-like protein 1: MSYETLFSRLSAHGQEQLIKFWPELSSKEQEQLSREISALDFAEVNEVFKRAVDASKVIKEKLDHDLKPIPDSHYESVSNLSNEKYEEYENLGFKEISEGRVGVLLLSGGQATRLGFGHPKGMYNVGLPSKKTLFQIQAERIVRIQQMAAQKYGKQGRITWYIMTSEHTMAPTADYFKNHSYFGLNEDDIIFFNQGTLPCYDFEGKVFLDEKHHIACAPDGNGGLYKALKTEGILEDITKRGVKHLHAHSVDNILIKVADPVFIGYCTSKNADCAAKVVQKSCPSEAVGVVCRVNGHYKVVEYSELTEAAAERRNPDGRLTFSAGNICNHYFSAEFLTKICNYESKLKLHLAKKKIPYVDSNGVRQTPTEPNGIKIEKFIFDVFEFAENFICLEVSRDVEFSPVKNSDAAKKDCPTTARVDLLNLHRKYIRQAGGHIGDNIDVEISPLLSYGGENLVDLVKDEDFVINLFHLKSMFELESNGVNGNH; the protein is encoded by the coding sequence ATGTCATACGAAACATTATTTTCGCGATTATCTGCTCACGGTCAAGAGCAGCTTATCAAATTCTGGCCGGAACTATCAAGTAAGGAGCAGGAGCAACTTTCCCGCGAAATTTCCGCGCTAGATTTCGCAGAAGTCAACGAAGTGTTCAAACGGGCCGTCGATGCCTCTAAAGTGATAAAAGAAAAGTTGGATCACGATTTGAAGCCGATTCCGGACAGCCACTATGAGTCTGTTAGTAATCTGAGCAACGAAAAGTACGAAGAGTATGAAAACCTtggttttaaagaaatatctgAAGGTAGAGTTGGTGTATTGTTACTGTCGGGAGGTCAAGCTACGAGATTGGGCTTTGGACATCCTAAAGGTATGTACAATGTGGGATTGCCAtcgaaaaaaacattgttccAAATTCAAGCGGAGAGGATAGTCAGAATTCAGCAAATGGCTGCTCAGAAATATGGAAAGCAAGGTAGAATAACTTGGTATATCATGACTTCTGAACACACTATGGCTCCGACTGCGGATTACTTTAAAAACCATTCATATTTTGGATTAAATGAAgatgacataatatttttcaatcaagGCACACTGCCATGTTATGACTTTGAAGGGAAAGTGTTTTTGGATGAAAAGCACCACATAGCATGTGCTCCCGATGGCAACGGAGGGTTGTACAAAGCTTTGAAGACTGAAGGAATCCTTGAAGACATCACAAAACGAGGAGTTAAGCATTTACACGCACATTCCGTTGACAATATCTTGATTAAAGTTGCAGACCCGGTTTTCATTGGTTATTGTACGAGTAAAAATGCAGATTGTGCTGCAAAAGTGGTCCAAAAGTCTTGTCCGAGTGAAGCTGTCGGTGTTGTGTGCCGTGTGAATGGACATTACAAGGTTGTGGAGTACTCAGAACTGACTGAAGCAGCAGCGGAAAGACGTAACCCTGATGGGAGATTAACTTTCTCCGCTGGTAATATCTGCAATCATTACTTTTCAGCCGAATTTCTAACAAAAATCTGCAATTACGAATCGAAATTAAAACTGCATTTGGCTAAAAAGAAGATTCCATATGTAGACAGCAACGGTGTCCGTCAGACGCCGACAGAGCCAAAcggtataaaaattgaaaagttCATTTTCGATGTGTTTGAGTTTGCCGAGAACTTCATTTGTTTAGAAGTCTCGAGAGACGTTGAGTTTTCACCGGTGAAAAATTCTGATGCGGCCAAGAAAGATTGTCCGACAACGGCGCGTGTGGATTTGCTGAATctacatagaaaatatataaggcAGGCGGGTGGCCATATAGGTGATAATATTGATGTGGAAATTTCACCGCTGCTGTCGTATGGAGGTGAAAATTTGGTGGATTTGGTGAAGGATGaagattttgttataaacctatttcatttgaaaagtATGTTCGAGTTGGAGTCAAATGGTGTGAATGGCAATCATTGA